The Nakaseomyces glabratus chromosome H, complete sequence genome segment TCCCTGTCCTCGTTGGTCAAGAACAGCGTCAGGTCCGGCTTCAGGAGACCCTTGTCCGGCTGCAAGCACCACTGCAGGTCCATACCGGGCGTGCCCTTCGCCGCCGAGTACGCCACTCCGGAGAACACATACCTGTCCAGCACCACGCAGTATCCGTCGTTCAACTGCTGCTTTAACTCCTCGATGTACTCCCACCTGTTCGCACTGAACAGCAAGTGCACAGCCTGGTCCGGCAGCTGGAAGTCCCGGTTCGTCAAGTACCGGTTGATCAGCTGCCCAATCTCACTCTCACGGTTCGGAAACTTAGCTGCAACAACTTTAAGCCCACACCCACGCAACCTCTCCGCCAGCGCATCCACCTGCGTAGTCTTGCCCGTGCGATCCAGCCCTTCTATAAGTATAAGCTTCCCACGCATCTCTCTCATCAACATACAACACACTGCAGTACTCCTCCTCACAACTAAGCAGTATAGCCTTCTTATATGGCTCGATGCGCAGTTATCGTTGCTTCATGGGTCAGCAAGTTATGCGGTCCCCAGCAAGAGACACAACGTTTACCATGGGCACCAGCTTGCTACCAACATAACTTTCAAGTGACTCTCGGTAGCCAAGTTGGTTTAAGGCGCAAGACTGTAATTTCAACACTGAAATCTTGAGATCGGGCGTTCGAATCGCCCCCGGGAgactttttttcttatttttttgtcaatttttttcttaagTATGGCGTATATTGTGACATCGAAGTTTTGCAGCTATAAAGGAGCGATGAGCATCTCTTGCGGTGTGTTTACGGGTGCTGGATAGTTGGGCAGTGGATACTTACCAGTTGGTGTATTGGCGAGTTGGTTTTAGGTTCATGTTACCACGGGATGGAGAGGTTGAACAGTTTGGAGAGGAGTCTGCCCCCGGAGCAGCCGCCCACGGAGAAGGCTATTGCGACGCTGAACTCTGAGCTGTCGCAGGAGTTCAAGCTGGCGGCGAACTCTGTGACGAAGCTGTACCGGCTGGCGAACGAGCGTGCGAGTCTGGTGAGGCACCAGGGGTACTTGGACTGTGTGGAGGACGTGCTGTCGCTGATAGACGGTAGCACCGGTAGTAATGGCAGTAATGGTAGCAAGGAACCGACGGTGGAGGATATACGGGAGTGGTGCCTCAAGCGCAGACAAGAAATGCTTTCTTCCAAGGATGGCCGTGTGGATAGTCACAGAAGTGACGGCCGCGGGGGACAAGGCCGAGTGGCCCCCAAGGTGGATTTCCACTTGCAAAAGAGCTTTCTGGGCAAGACAGAGGTGCCGCAGGGTGGCAAGATCGAGGTGCCGACATTCAAGCTGGGTAAGCCACCGTTGAGCGTGGAGCACCACGCACGCCCAGGACGGCGGCGCCAGCTAAATACACCTGCGGCAACGAACACAACGTTTACATCTACACCTAACAACGAGAACTCAGAGATGCATGAATCGGTTCCTAAGAAACCGAAGTTATAGATATAAattcacaatttttttatagaTTTTAGCACATATTCCCCTCAATAAAGCTTTCGGCTGGCAATAATAagttgtaaatatttatcattttgGTGGTGGTAAGTTACGCACatacacacacatacacacaTTTTCACACCTACTTCAAAGATAGTAGCTATACCCTGAGCACATTCACGAGCTCTGAATTTGTAGCTTGTAAAACAAATTCATGAAAGAGAGGACTTATAACATGGCTATACATGTTTTAacacaacaaaaatatttacacGACGCTTATATACGCTGTAAATTCTTATCAACACAACGAAATCATTAATCCGCGATAGTTTAATGGTCAGAATGGGCGCTTGTCGCGTGCCAGATCGGGGTTCAATTCCCCGTCGCGgagattttcttttttagtatttttatataaatacCAAGCTGTAAAGCCTTTCACTGCCACAGCGAGCTTCCAGCtttcctttattttttggtttaTTCCGACTGTGTTGATGACCTCAACTAAAACGCCCTGCTCTGTACCCGCCCATCCTTGGTGACTATAGCCGTTGGCatttgtgtgtgtgtgtgtgggCAAATACTTGGCCAGCGGCTCTGAGACACACATACAACAACTCTTAGTGTCCCAGTGGCCGAGTGGTTAAGGCGATGCCCTGCTATTCTCTCTACGAACAGCATTTAGGCATTGGGTTTTACCTGCGCAGGTTCGAATCCTGTCTGTGACgctttacttttttttttggaaatcACGACGCCGCAGCATAACATCGAAGAATGAAGCTTTGTATAATACAACTGTTACAAGTGTAGTTACTCTTACAAGTGCAACTGCAAGTACAAGTGTAAGCTACAAACTACAACCACAACTACAACCACAACTACAAACTACAACTACGAGATGGATCCCAGTTTGCTGCTGGATCAGATGCTGCAGGATGTGTCTAACCTGCCGGCGGAGTTCAGGTACATGCTGGAGGAGGTAGGGCTGGAGGACGAGCAGTGTTTGGAGCTGCGGAAGCGGTACCAGCAGAAGGAGGGCATTCTACACAAGTACATCAAGCAGAACGGGTCGCTGGCGGCGAACCCCAAGGAGGACGAGCTGTTGGCGGAGGTCGAGCAGAGCATGGCGCAGGTGCGCGAGTTGCAAGAGGAGAAGTGCCAGCGGGCGAACACGATCCTGTTCCTGGTGAGCCGGCATTTGAACAAGCTGCAGCAGAATATCATCATGCTCGAGGAGGACGGGCTGCTGGCGCCTGCGGAGGACGAGATGGAGAGCGGGCCGGACTTCTCCAGGGAGAGCTCCGTGGTCGGGTCTACAGTCTCTGAGCGCAAGCGCAAAGCCGCGTCCGAGGACCACCCACGGCGGAAGAAGCAGTCCCGCTCGATGTCCAACACCCACAGAGAGAAGAGCTACAACAAGGGCGACGACACAGCCGACGTCAAGTCGCCTGCCTCCACCGAGAGGGAAGGCACACTGGACCTGCAAAACTACCAGGAGGAGCTCTTCTCCAGCATGAACGACAACGAGAAGGAGGACCAGAACCTGTACTGTTTCTGCCAGCGCGTATCCTTCGGCGAGATGGTCGCGTGCGATGGCCCAAACTGTAAGTACGAGTGGTTCCACTACGAGTGTGTCAACCTGACAGAGCCTCCTAAGGGCACCTGGTACTGCCCAGACTGCAAACAAGAAATGTCCAAGAAactaaagaagaagaagcaataaaaaatacaatcACATATAGTAAATGCACATCCTGGAACAGCCCCATACAGGACAATAGCGGCTCCCCCCTCCCCAGACCTATGCACAGAGTGAAATGGAGACTTATACTACTTAGCAACGTGACATACCACCAAACgatgaaaatttttttccagcTGCTCTGCACTTGTGAAGGCCAGTTCGCTGcgaaccaaaaaaaattttcattttgtgcgatgagcatcggGTTGCGCATAGAGTAGTGAATGATTAGGCACATAAGTTGTTGGGATATTACCTATAGTCTGCAGTGAGCGGGGTTTCACTAAGCTAATAGAGAGCAAGAAGCTATAAAAGAATACCAAATGAGTTTTAGAGGCGGTTTCAGAGGCGGTCGTGGAGGTTCCAGAGGAGGTTTCGGTGGCCGTGGTGGTGCCAGAGGTGGCAGACCAATCCAGCAAGGTCCACCAGACACTGTGCTAGAGATGGGTGAGTTTATGCATCCATGTGAGGGCGATGTTGTGTGCAGGTCTATAAATACCAAGGTGCCATACTTCAATGCCCCAATATATCTAGAGAACAAGACTCAGGTCGGTAAGGTGGACGAGATTCTAGGTCCATTGAACGAAGTCTATTTCACAATCAAGTGTGGCGAAGGTGTCCAAGCGACAAGTTTCAAAGAAGGTGACAAGTTCTACATTGCCCCAGACAAACTACTGCCAATTGAGAGATTCATTCCTAAGCCAAAGGTAGCCGGCCCACCAAAAccaaagaacaagaagaagagatcTGGTGCACCAGCTGGTAGAGGCGGTGCTAGAGGTGGATTCGGTGGCCGTGGTGGCTCCAGAGGTGGCTTCGGTGGTCGTGGTGGCTCCAGAGGTGGCTTCGGTGGCCGTGGTGGTTCCAGAGGTGGCTTCGGTGGCCGTGGTGGTTCCAGAGGTGGCTTCGGTGGTCGTGGCGGCTCCAGAGGTGGCTTTGGTGGTCGTGGCGGTTCCAGAGGTGGTTTTGGTGGCCGTGGTGGTAGAAGTTAGTGTGCTTCCACAATCCCACAAGCTActgaataatattttctcgAAGATCCATCCATTTACCACATTACAAACAAATCACGGTTTATTTGAATAACTTGTATTTGCATTCATACGGAACTTATATTACGCTGTTACATTATTTTGCCTAACACAAATTTCCTCATCTTTGTTTCCTTTCTTGGCATGATAACTCTCAATTTACATTACAAGAATTGAATTCTTTTGTACCATATAAATACTTTTTAATAggatattttttatttaaaaaTCGAAgtttattttgaaataacaTCCTTCTCAACAAGACCACATAAGCATGTAAAATACATCTCAAATATTCGAATGAAGGACTTGATATGatacaaaatattattgaagTAGAAAATTATGCGAATAAAACCTAAGTAAGATATACgaaagaaattaaaaatacGAAAATATGTTGACCTTGTATTTTTGTGAAAATGCAGTATGACTGGAGATGGTATAATCCCAATATCACAAGTagaattttttcttttccttgtCCATCTCTGGTCTGTGTTCCCATTCGGTCTCTTCTTTTATACCTCTTTGAACTCTTCTCAATTTCATTGTAAATTGTGGTCCAAGTTCTTGTAGCCCCACCTTCTCTTCATTCCTGAACACATAACGATGTCTTCTAAAAAAGATATAGTCTCTTTGATTGTGTAGTGTTATTACTTGTCTGCCTTCGAAATCTGGATTCTTTGGGAATATGGATTGGAATAATCTACCAACCGTCTTACCAAGTCGTGTTTGGAAGTTGTTCAGAATCAGTTCTGGAATATGACTGGTTGGTTTACCATGACCCACAATTTTCTTCACTTCGACAAAAGAGCTTATCTTGAAATAGAATGATGGACCTTCAGGCAGATGCATAAATGTTAAACCAGTaacttttttcttgttttcattGATGATCACAATATCAGTGAAATTTCTCTTTATACAAATGTCAGTCATCTCTTTCAATGTGATACCAAACTTTCTCTTAATAAATGTGACGTTTGGCAAAATCtcaatcaaaatattggcaAACTCGTAGGCACTCTTCTTTGCATTAACATTGGTAGTCAATAAGATCTTAGGAGGTTCATTAGATGATGAATTAAAGAACTTCATCAAGTCATCCTCATCACCTTCAATCTC includes the following:
- the YNG2 gene encoding histone acetyltransferase YNG2 (CAGL0H02035g~Ortholog(s) have histone acetyltransferase activity, methylated histone binding activity), which produces MDPSLLLDQMLQDVSNLPAEFRYMLEEVGLEDEQCLELRKRYQQKEGILHKYIKQNGSLAANPKEDELLAEVEQSMAQVRELQEEKCQRANTILFLVSRHLNKLQQNIIMLEEDGLLAPAEDEMESGPDFSRESSVVGSTVSERKRKAASEDHPRRKKQSRSMSNTHREKSYNKGDDTADVKSPASTEREGTLDLQNYQEELFSSMNDNEKEDQNLYCFCQRVSFGEMVACDGPNCKYEWFHYECVNLTEPPKGTWYCPDCKQEMSKKLKKKKQ
- a CDS encoding uncharacterized protein (CAGL0H01947g~Ortholog(s) have cytoplasm, nucleus localization) translates to MERLNSLERSLPPEQPPTEKAIATLNSELSQEFKLAANSVTKLYRLANERASLVRHQGYLDCVEDVLSLIDGSTGSNGSNGSKEPTVEDIREWCLKRRQEMLSSKDGRVDSHRSDGRGGQGRVAPKVDFHLQKSFLGKTEVPQGGKIEVPTFKLGKPPLSVEHHARPGRRRQLNTPAATNTTFTSTPNNENSEMHESVPKKPKL
- the CDC8 gene encoding bifunctional thymidylate/uridylate kinase (CAGL0H01881g~Ortholog(s) have nucleoside diphosphate kinase activity, thymidylate kinase activity, uridylate kinase activity): MLMREMRGKLILIEGLDRTGKTTQVDALAERLRGCGLKVVAAKFPNRESEIGQLINRYLTNRDFQLPDQAVHLLFSANRWEYIEELKQQLNDGYCVVLDRYVFSGVAYSAAKGTPGMDLQWCLQPDKGLLKPDLTLFLTNEDRESIANRAGFGEERYEDSDFQLKVKQKFHEAFHAYCQEGELRTVNVTGKGIEQVSAEIWDVIEPLLHETRATNEFKYF
- the GAR1 gene encoding H/ACA snoRNP pseudouridylase subunit GAR1 (CAGL0H02057g~Ortholog(s) have box H/ACA snoRNA binding activity, role in cellular response to drug, snRNA pseudouridine synthesis and box H/ACA snoRNP complex localization) translates to MSFRGGFRGGRGGSRGGFGGRGGARGGRPIQQGPPDTVLEMGEFMHPCEGDVVCRSINTKVPYFNAPIYLENKTQVGKVDEILGPLNEVYFTIKCGEGVQATSFKEGDKFYIAPDKLLPIERFIPKPKVAGPPKPKNKKKRSGAPAGRGGARGGFGGRGGSRGGFGGRGGSRGGFGGRGGSRGGFGGRGGSRGGFGGRGGSRGGFGGRGGSRGGFGGRGGRS
- the RPF1 gene encoding rRNA-binding ribosome biosynthesis protein RPF1 (CAGL0H02079g~Ortholog(s) have rRNA primary transcript binding activity), coding for MAPEEIKIKNKLKRQELFAQIKDQKNKERHKMRHARSKEERENPELKEKRLKENVTKTIDNMRVYDETIGKEIEGDEDDLMKFFNSSSNEPPKILLTTNVNAKKSAYEFANILIEILPNVTFIKRKFGITLKEMTDICIKRNFTDIVIINENKKKVTGLTFMHLPEGPSFYFKISSFVEVKKIVGHGKPTSHIPELILNNFQTRLGKTVGRLFQSIFPKNPDFEGRQVITLHNQRDYIFFRRHRYVFRNEEKVGLQELGPQFTMKLRRVQRGIKEETEWEHRPEMDKEKKKFYL